Proteins from one Pirellulales bacterium genomic window:
- a CDS encoding thiamine pyrophosphate-dependent enzyme, which produces MPLLPAVQVVAGLRGDAIVVTTMGAAREWPKLSQHALDFHYLPSAMGQAPMLGLGLALAQPHREVIVFNGDGCTLMNLGCLVTIAAAGAANFTLIVLENGIYEVTGGQATAAGAKCGQEVDFAAMARAAGLTSVFDFDDAAIWQREAAMALHSPGPRFLSLHVAPVGADYPLPALSPMAERIAAFQAALVSPSSQ; this is translated from the coding sequence ATGCCGCTGCTGCCGGCTGTGCAGGTCGTAGCCGGCCTGCGGGGCGACGCGATTGTCGTGACGACGATGGGCGCGGCCCGCGAGTGGCCGAAACTCTCGCAACATGCGCTCGATTTTCATTATCTGCCCTCGGCGATGGGTCAGGCCCCGATGCTCGGCCTGGGTCTGGCGCTGGCCCAGCCGCATCGCGAAGTGATCGTCTTCAATGGCGACGGTTGCACGCTGATGAACCTCGGCTGTCTGGTGACCATCGCCGCCGCGGGCGCCGCCAACTTCACGCTCATCGTGTTGGAAAACGGCATCTACGAAGTGACCGGCGGGCAAGCCACCGCGGCGGGCGCCAAGTGCGGCCAAGAAGTCGATTTCGCCGCGATGGCGCGGGCGGCCGGCCTGACCAGCGTCTTCGACTTCGACGATGCCGCAATCTGGCAGCGCGAGGCGGCGATGGCGTTGCATTCGCCGGGACCGCGGTTCCTATCTCTGCACGTCGCTCCGGTCGGGGCCGACTATCCGTTGCCGGCGTTGTCACCCATGGCCGAGCGGATCGCGGCCTTTCAGGCGGCCCTGGTGAGCCCTTCGTCGCAATAA
- a CDS encoding WYL domain-containing protein, producing the protein MSERTSLSERPTSLTVSDQDEIFDKIKLAIHDRVTIEFEYRELDERSTMRVVNPHLLGLIENSATMDAYQIGGESCEGRLPGWRRFRLANIVRLKRSSNRFEPRSEFKVTPRRWKGVFESINGLGRHTLGKRSPRR; encoded by the coding sequence TTGTCTGAACGAACATCCCTGTCGGAACGACCGACATCTCTGACCGTCAGCGACCAGGACGAGATTTTCGATAAGATCAAGCTGGCCATCCACGACCGCGTGACGATCGAGTTTGAGTATCGCGAATTGGACGAGCGCAGCACGATGCGCGTGGTCAATCCCCATTTACTCGGTCTGATCGAGAACTCGGCCACGATGGACGCCTACCAGATCGGCGGCGAAAGCTGCGAGGGGCGTTTGCCCGGTTGGCGGCGGTTTCGCCTGGCGAACATCGTGAGGCTCAAACGGAGCAGCAACCGCTTCGAGCCGCGGTCGGAGTTCAAAGTCACTCCCAGACGCTGGAAGGGCGTGTTCGAGTCGATCAACGGACTCGGCCGGCACACCCTTGGCAAGCGTTCGCCGCGGCGTTAG
- a CDS encoding CBS domain-containing protein encodes MMLEEILRRKGSQVHSIGPDATLDQVVQKLVENNCGSLVVCQRSDDGSGPGTLLGIITERDILRACAGRRGPLDQLKVTDAMSHELITGSPTDSIDDIMGLMTERRIRHLPVLLDDKLVGIISIGDVVKAHHDEVTMENHYLKSYIQS; translated from the coding sequence ATGATGTTAGAAGAAATCCTCCGTCGCAAGGGATCGCAGGTGCATTCCATCGGTCCCGATGCCACGCTCGATCAGGTCGTACAAAAGCTCGTCGAAAACAATTGCGGCTCGTTGGTCGTCTGCCAACGGTCTGACGACGGCAGCGGGCCCGGCACGCTGCTGGGAATTATCACTGAACGCGATATTTTGCGGGCCTGCGCCGGCCGCCGGGGACCGCTCGATCAACTGAAAGTGACCGACGCCATGTCGCACGAACTGATCACCGGCAGCCCCACCGACTCGATCGACGACATCATGGGCCTGATGACCGAACGGCGGATTCGCCATTTGCCGGTGCTTTTGGACGACAAGCTGGTCGGAATCATTTCCATCGGCGACGTGGTGAAAGCGCACCACGACGAGGTCACGATGGAAAACCACTATCTGAAGAGCTACATCCAGAGCTGA
- the queG gene encoding tRNA epoxyqueuosine(34) reductase QueG produces the protein MDPAALTAALKLEARRLGFELAGACPAVTAQGVHRFHDWLDAGYAGEMAYITERRNAYEHPRHVLAGVRSLLLLAMPYRTTEPVGPRSGEGRVSRYAWGGDYHDLIHDRLKQLARSLTRLSPQAMVRGVVDTAPLLEREFAQLAGLGWTGKNTLLLNQRLGSWFFLAALLTDAEFDYDAPHDAEHCGTCRACLDACPTQAFVAPYVLDSRRCISYLTIELRGPVPQELRPALGDWAFGCDICQDVCPWNSRSPASSEAAFEPTAESNPLELIGLFRLDDDAFRRRFRHTPLWRPKRRGLLRNAALVLGNQRPPEAIAALVHGLGDAEPLVRGACAWALQQFDDVRAKQAIESRLAVEADPDVRRELDRPAMPLKRD, from the coding sequence ATGGACCCCGCCGCACTAACCGCCGCACTTAAACTTGAAGCGCGGCGACTGGGCTTCGAACTGGCGGGCGCGTGTCCGGCTGTCACTGCGCAAGGCGTTCATCGCTTCCACGACTGGCTCGATGCCGGTTATGCCGGCGAAATGGCTTACATCACCGAGCGCCGAAACGCCTATGAACACCCACGGCACGTACTCGCAGGCGTTCGCAGTCTCTTGTTGCTGGCGATGCCTTACCGCACCACGGAGCCGGTCGGGCCGCGATCGGGTGAGGGGCGGGTGTCTCGATACGCCTGGGGCGGAGACTATCACGACTTGATCCACGACCGGCTGAAGCAGCTTGCTCGCTCGCTGACGAGGCTCTCGCCTCAGGCCATGGTGCGCGGAGTGGTCGACACGGCCCCGCTGCTGGAGCGTGAGTTCGCCCAGCTCGCCGGTTTGGGATGGACCGGCAAGAACACGCTGCTGCTCAACCAGCGGCTGGGAAGCTGGTTCTTCCTGGCGGCCCTGCTGACCGACGCCGAGTTCGACTACGATGCACCGCACGACGCCGAGCACTGCGGCACCTGTCGGGCTTGTCTTGACGCTTGCCCAACGCAGGCCTTCGTCGCTCCCTACGTGCTCGACAGCCGCCGCTGCATCAGCTACTTGACGATCGAGCTGCGCGGCCCCGTGCCCCAGGAGCTGCGGCCGGCGTTGGGCGACTGGGCGTTCGGCTGCGATATCTGCCAGGATGTTTGTCCCTGGAACAGCCGCTCGCCGGCGAGCAGCGAAGCGGCGTTTGAACCGACGGCCGAAAGCAATCCACTTGAGCTGATCGGGCTTTTCCGGCTCGACGACGATGCCTTTCGCCGCCGCTTTCGCCACACTCCTCTTTGGCGGCCGAAACGTCGCGGCCTGTTGCGAAACGCGGCCCTCGTGCTGGGCAACCAGCGTCCACCGGAAGCCATCGCGGCCTTGGTCCACGGCCTGGGCGACGCCGAGCCGCTGGTGCGGGGCGCTTGCGCCTGGGCGTTGCAACAGTTCGACGACGTGCGGGCAAAGCAGGCAATCGAATCACGCTTGGCCGTGGAGGCCGATCCCGACGTTCGCCGCGAGCTGGATCGGCCAGCGATGCCCCTAAAGCGAGATTAG
- a CDS encoding ornithine cyclodeaminase family protein — protein sequence MNALYLTEADVTALLDMRMAIDVVEEAFRRLAAGEASNVPRQRAKAPGVVLHSMIAAAPYLGLVGWKCYPTTKQGARFLLGLYDQAGELTALVEADRLGQLRTGATTAVAAEWMAAPQAGEAGMFGAGHQAETQLAALAAVRPLKRAFVYSRSEEKRLAFAQRMSRQLAIEVVPVDRPQEAAQDLPIVITATTSAVPVFDGHDLAEGALVAAVGSNWLTRAEIDAVVVRRADHIVCDSVEACRHEAGDFVDALQKGIFDWSRAVDLADVVAGRAMARSRPEKITLFKSVGLAIEDVALGGKLIELARRAGVGRELS from the coding sequence ATGAACGCTCTTTATCTCACCGAAGCCGATGTCACCGCTTTGCTCGATATGCGAATGGCGATCGACGTGGTGGAAGAAGCGTTCCGGCGGTTGGCGGCGGGTGAAGCGAGCAACGTGCCGCGGCAGCGGGCCAAAGCGCCGGGTGTCGTGCTGCACTCGATGATCGCCGCCGCGCCGTATCTGGGCCTGGTCGGCTGGAAGTGCTACCCGACGACCAAGCAGGGGGCCCGGTTCCTGCTGGGGCTTTACGATCAAGCGGGCGAGCTGACGGCGCTGGTCGAGGCCGACCGGCTGGGCCAGCTTCGCACGGGGGCCACCACCGCCGTGGCCGCCGAGTGGATGGCCGCGCCGCAGGCCGGCGAGGCCGGCATGTTCGGCGCCGGGCATCAGGCCGAGACCCAGTTGGCCGCGCTGGCCGCGGTGCGTCCGCTCAAGCGGGCGTTTGTCTACAGCCGTAGCGAAGAAAAGCGGCTGGCCTTTGCCCAGCGTATGTCGCGACAGTTGGCCATCGAAGTCGTGCCGGTCGATCGTCCCCAAGAGGCCGCCCAGGACTTGCCGATCGTGATCACGGCCACCACCAGTGCCGTGCCGGTGTTCGACGGTCACGACCTGGCGGAGGGCGCGTTGGTGGCCGCCGTCGGCTCGAATTGGCTGACGCGGGCGGAAATCGACGCCGTCGTGGTACGCCGCGCCGACCATATTGTTTGCGACAGCGTGGAAGCCTGCCGGCACGAGGCGGGCGACTTCGTCGACGCTTTGCAAAAGGGGATTTTCGATTGGTCGCGGGCCGTCGATCTGGCCGACGTGGTGGCCGGCCGGGCGATGGCCCGCAGCCGCCCGGAGAAGATCACGCTCTTCAAGAGCGTCGGGCTGGCGATTGAAGACGTCGCGCTGGGCGGCAAACTGATTGAGCTGGCGCGTCGGGCCGGGGTGGGACGAGAACTGTCTTGA
- a CDS encoding PSD1 and planctomycete cytochrome C domain-containing protein: MRSPWPCLTLAIVLAANRAPAAEPVDYRREIQPLLARHCYECHGPDQQKSGLRLDTVAAAKLGGYNGAAILPGKSGESLLIAAVTGSGDIIRMPEDRPPLSAAEIDRLKSWIDQGAVAPADDSPVPTKSPASRHWAFQPLVRPAVPAVSQPLWLRNPIDAFVLARLDAEKIVPSPEADRYTLIRRLSLDLTGLLPSPAETEAFAADERPDAYKRLVDRLLDSPRYGEKWARQWLDQARYADSNGYTIDSGRSIWKYRDWVIDALNSDMPFDQFAVEQLAGDMLPGATPDQIIATGFHRNTLRNEEGGTDAEQFRVESVADRVNTTAAVFLGLTLGCARCHDHKYDPISQRDYYQFFALLNNADEPTLPVPTMQQAKEEPALLADIAQVEKRLAEVEANAGTRQQDWERKLTDETRAALPEPVRQALAVDAGSRNDVQKNAIAEEFRKVDPELVPLVTVLNDLKDRKKQLAARVTTTLVMKERAAPRETYIHMRGDFLRRGARVQPGVPAVLASTASQPVADRLELARWLVSANNPLTPRVTVNRLWQQYFGQGLVETDNDFGTQGSPPSHPELLDWLAGQLIDHGWSLKTIHRLIVTSATYRQASAYRADLAQRDPANRLLARMPRLRLDAETIRDVALSASGLLSGEVGGPGVYPPQPEGIYRFTQQVKFWKENTGDDRYRRGLYIYFWRSSPYPFLMTFDSPDANTACTRRVRSNTPLQALTLANDRVFMEAAQALAARVIRESPSPNDAERIRYLYRLCFAREPATGEAARLSDLLNVQRRQFAARLSDAEQIAGTVRPADASPAETAAWTMLARVAINLDEFITRE, from the coding sequence ATGCGTTCGCCTTGGCCGTGTCTGACGCTCGCGATCGTGCTTGCCGCCAACCGCGCGCCGGCGGCCGAACCGGTTGACTATCGCCGCGAAATCCAGCCGCTATTGGCCAGGCATTGCTACGAGTGTCATGGGCCCGACCAGCAAAAATCCGGCCTGCGGCTTGACACCGTGGCGGCGGCCAAGCTTGGGGGCTACAACGGCGCGGCCATTCTGCCGGGCAAAAGCGGCGAAAGCCTGCTGATTGCCGCAGTCACCGGCAGCGGCGATATCATTCGCATGCCCGAAGATCGCCCGCCGTTGAGTGCGGCCGAAATCGACCGGCTCAAAAGCTGGATCGACCAGGGCGCCGTCGCGCCTGCCGATGATTCGCCGGTGCCCACGAAGTCGCCCGCCAGCCGCCACTGGGCCTTTCAACCGCTCGTTCGCCCGGCCGTGCCCGCGGTGTCGCAGCCACTTTGGCTGCGAAACCCGATCGACGCTTTTGTTTTGGCCCGCCTCGATGCAGAAAAGATCGTTCCGTCGCCGGAGGCCGATCGGTATACACTCATTCGCCGCTTGTCGCTGGACCTGACCGGGCTGCTGCCGTCCCCGGCCGAGACCGAGGCGTTCGCCGCCGACGAGCGGCCCGATGCCTACAAACGGCTCGTCGATCGCTTGCTTGATTCACCCCGTTACGGCGAAAAGTGGGCCCGCCAATGGCTTGACCAGGCCCGCTACGCCGACTCCAACGGCTACACCATCGACAGCGGACGCTCGATCTGGAAGTATCGCGATTGGGTGATCGACGCCCTGAATAGCGATATGCCCTTCGACCAGTTCGCCGTCGAGCAGCTTGCCGGCGACATGCTGCCCGGCGCGACGCCCGACCAGATCATTGCCACCGGCTTTCATCGCAACACGCTCCGCAACGAGGAAGGCGGCACCGACGCCGAGCAGTTCCGCGTGGAAAGCGTAGCCGACCGGGTGAATACCACGGCTGCGGTTTTTCTAGGACTGACCCTGGGCTGCGCGCGTTGTCACGACCATAAATACGACCCGATTTCGCAGCGCGATTATTACCAGTTCTTCGCTTTGTTGAACAACGCCGACGAACCGACGCTGCCCGTGCCGACGATGCAGCAGGCCAAGGAGGAACCCGCCTTGTTGGCCGACATCGCTCAAGTCGAAAAGCGGCTGGCCGAGGTCGAGGCGAATGCCGGCACGCGGCAGCAGGACTGGGAGCGCAAGCTCACCGACGAAACCCGTGCGGCATTGCCGGAGCCGGTGCGGCAGGCTTTGGCCGTGGATGCCGGCTCGCGCAACGACGTGCAAAAGAACGCGATCGCCGAGGAGTTTCGCAAGGTCGATCCAGAATTGGTGCCGCTGGTGACGGTGCTCAACGATCTCAAAGACCGCAAAAAGCAGCTCGCCGCGCGTGTTACCACCACGCTGGTGATGAAAGAGCGGGCCGCGCCGCGTGAGACCTATATCCACATGCGGGGCGATTTTCTCCGCCGCGGAGCGCGGGTGCAGCCGGGCGTGCCCGCCGTGCTGGCTTCGACCGCCAGCCAGCCCGTCGCGGACCGACTCGAACTTGCCCGTTGGTTGGTTTCGGCCAACAACCCGCTCACGCCGCGGGTGACCGTCAACCGTCTCTGGCAGCAATACTTCGGCCAGGGGCTGGTCGAGACCGATAACGACTTTGGCACGCAAGGCAGTCCGCCGTCGCACCCGGAATTGCTCGACTGGCTGGCCGGCCAACTCATCGACCACGGCTGGAGTCTGAAAACCATCCATCGGCTGATTGTTACGTCGGCAACCTATCGTCAGGCGTCGGCCTACCGCGCCGACCTGGCCCAGCGCGACCCGGCCAATCGCTTGCTGGCCCGCATGCCGCGCTTGCGGCTCGACGCCGAAACCATCCGCGATGTCGCGCTTTCGGCCAGCGGGCTGTTGAGCGGCGAAGTGGGCGGACCGGGCGTCTATCCGCCACAGCCCGAAGGCATTTATCGCTTCACGCAACAGGTGAAATTTTGGAAAGAGAACACCGGGGACGATCGTTACCGCCGTGGTCTTTACATCTATTTCTGGCGATCGAGTCCCTATCCATTTCTGATGACGTTTGACTCGCCCGACGCCAACACGGCTTGCACGCGTCGCGTGCGGTCCAACACGCCGCTGCAAGCCTTGACCCTGGCGAACGACCGCGTGTTTATGGAAGCCGCTCAGGCGTTGGCTGCTCGCGTGATTCGCGAGTCGCCGTCGCCCAACGATGCCGAGCGTATTCGCTATTTGTACCGACTGTGCTTCGCTCGCGAGCCAGCGACGGGCGAAGCTGCCCGGTTGTCAGACTTGCTGAACGTTCAGCGGCGGCAGTTTGCGGCGAGATTGTCCGATGCGGAGCAGATTGCGGGCACGGTTCGTCCCGCCGACGCTTCACCGGCGGAAACGGCGGCTTGGACGATGTTGGCCCGCGTGGCGATCAACTTGGATGAGTTTATCACGAGGGAGTGA
- a CDS encoding AAA family ATPase — protein sequence MYEAYWKLKRRPFESGANPRAYYPSDAHQGALLKLRYAIEHEHAAALLAGAPGTGKTLLVRLLAEQLPDRYRPVVELVFPQMPPGELLAYLAAELGAGASGPASIAENVGRIARELDERRAKGRHTVVVVDDAQMLESQRSFDALRLLLNLEADGRPLTTLLLVGQPALLPMLERMPHLDERLGAKCLIRPLTIEETMSYVSHRMTVAGATGMVFEPSALETLFLLTRGVPRRINRLCDLALLVGFAEEQRSICAEHIEAVAKELAVAAVE from the coding sequence ATGTACGAAGCCTATTGGAAGTTGAAGCGGCGTCCCTTCGAGAGCGGCGCCAATCCGCGAGCCTACTACCCCAGCGATGCGCACCAGGGGGCGCTCTTGAAGCTGCGCTATGCCATCGAGCACGAGCATGCGGCGGCCCTCTTGGCCGGCGCGCCGGGCACCGGAAAAACGCTGCTCGTGCGGCTGCTCGCCGAACAGTTGCCCGACCGATACCGGCCCGTGGTCGAGCTGGTGTTTCCGCAGATGCCTCCCGGAGAGCTGCTGGCCTATCTGGCCGCCGAGCTGGGCGCCGGCGCATCTGGGCCAGCGTCGATCGCCGAGAATGTGGGCCGGATCGCCCGCGAACTCGACGAGCGGCGCGCCAAGGGGCGGCACACCGTGGTCGTGGTTGACGACGCGCAGATGTTGGAGAGCCAACGCAGCTTCGACGCCTTGCGGCTGTTGCTGAACCTGGAGGCCGATGGCCGGCCGCTGACGACGCTGCTCTTGGTCGGGCAGCCTGCCCTGTTGCCGATGTTGGAGCGGATGCCGCACCTCGACGAGCGATTGGGAGCCAAATGCCTCATCCGGCCGCTGACGATCGAAGAAACCATGAGTTATGTCTCGCACCGCATGACGGTGGCCGGCGCCACGGGCATGGTGTTCGAACCGTCGGCGCTGGAAACGCTGTTTCTACTGACGCGCGGCGTTCCTCGCCGCATCAATCGGCTTTGCGACCTGGCGCTGCTGGTCGGCTTTGCCGAAGAGCAGCGGTCGATTTGCGCCGAGCACATCGAGGCCGTGGCGAAGGAGCTGGCGGTGGCCGCGGTAGAGTAA
- a CDS encoding AAA family ATPase: MSTLDKAFIKAYQRHGLHGPHVPFGRQSQPAPADAASADAPLGAGESHAASSARPHSAHTKAPATLSDKPVGAAEAPPVGPVHVAGPKPAFEIEGFEWPDVVAALGDDLRGDLAALIDELLPHSRGSLAVGGCRRGEGRTTVSLVLARQLAGSGARVLVVDGDLQRPGLAEMLGTVAETGWDELLAKKLPPHEALIESLRDGLTILPLKAAVEESLLAANTAAVKELLERLQTEFDFVCIDLGPSTDVGDARQKSLFAAGIQAAVVVRDVRDCRLEQAQAVGRQFVELGTAHWAIIENFV; encoded by the coding sequence ATGAGCACGCTCGACAAGGCGTTTATCAAGGCCTATCAACGGCATGGCCTGCACGGACCGCACGTGCCTTTCGGCCGGCAATCGCAGCCAGCGCCGGCCGACGCCGCGTCAGCCGATGCCCCGCTGGGCGCGGGCGAATCCCACGCCGCGTCCTCCGCCAGACCGCATTCCGCGCACACGAAGGCGCCGGCGACGCTCTCTGACAAGCCGGTCGGCGCCGCTGAGGCACCGCCGGTCGGGCCGGTCCACGTCGCTGGCCCCAAGCCGGCTTTTGAAATCGAAGGCTTCGAGTGGCCGGACGTCGTAGCGGCGCTCGGCGACGATCTCCGGGGCGATCTGGCGGCGCTGATCGATGAGTTACTTCCCCACAGCCGGGGTTCGCTCGCGGTCGGAGGTTGCCGCCGCGGTGAAGGTCGGACTACGGTGTCGCTGGTGCTGGCGCGGCAATTGGCCGGCAGCGGAGCGCGGGTGCTGGTGGTCGACGGCGACCTTCAACGGCCCGGGCTGGCGGAGATGCTCGGCACCGTGGCCGAGACCGGCTGGGACGAATTGCTGGCCAAAAAGCTGCCGCCGCACGAAGCGCTCATCGAGTCGCTCCGCGACGGTCTGACCATTCTGCCGCTGAAAGCCGCGGTCGAAGAGTCCCTGCTGGCGGCAAACACTGCCGCCGTGAAAGAGCTGCTTGAGCGCCTGCAAACCGAGTTCGATTTCGTCTGTATCGACCTGGGGCCGTCGACCGATGTGGGCGATGCCCGGCAGAAGTCGTTGTTTGCGGCCGGCATTCAGGCCGCCGTTGTCGTCAGAGACGTTCGTGACTGTCGCTTGGAACAGGCCCAGGCCGTGGGCCGGCAATTCGTCGAGCTGGGCACGGCTCATTGGGCCATCATCGAAAACTTTGTCTGA
- a CDS encoding thiamine pyrophosphate-binding protein: protein MVRSEQVIEVFESLGLTHVVWLPDSTLGTWERALVASSKLRLVRVCREGEAWALAAGLFLGGARPLVVMQNTGLFESGDSLRSALFDLGLPLYAIVGYRSFLLEGSRDTARRYTEPLLAAWGIDSVLIDSAEAMPLLAEHYRRCQLSRQAGVALWAEGKG from the coding sequence TTGGTCCGTTCCGAACAAGTCATCGAGGTTTTCGAGTCATTGGGTCTGACGCACGTCGTGTGGCTGCCCGACTCGACCCTGGGCACGTGGGAGCGTGCCCTGGTGGCCTCGTCCAAACTGCGGCTGGTGCGGGTCTGCCGCGAGGGAGAAGCCTGGGCGCTGGCGGCCGGGCTTTTCTTGGGCGGAGCTCGCCCGCTGGTCGTGATGCAAAACACGGGCTTGTTCGAATCGGGCGACTCCCTGCGCAGCGCGCTGTTCGATCTGGGATTGCCGCTGTACGCGATCGTCGGCTACCGCAGCTTCCTGTTGGAGGGTTCGCGGGACACGGCCCGACGCTACACCGAGCCGCTGCTGGCGGCCTGGGGTATCGATAGCGTGCTCATCGATTCGGCCGAGGCGATGCCGTTGTTGGCCGAGCACTATCGCCGTTGCCAGTTGTCGCGGCAAGCAGGGGTGGCATTGTGGGCCGAGGGAAAAGGATGA
- a CDS encoding tetratricopeptide repeat protein: protein MAGDAPGSRIEGVEQVVSSFRRGEQVAHDAVAVGGAPDSYFAGPEREARAVGCAAEAAGNLSAADAHFSAAVEMNPKDLWPNFYHARAAYQLEDYEEAVTAFTVCLVLADRAPWCYYNRGLANAQLARNDAARRDFDRALDLDPKLAAAALDRGMLSYRDGRYDEALIDLQRARSDGADAGSVAYGLAERNSATEQCERPDKGDRWVLELDRVQNTLCHEFVRDHSRSRAGRRRPGLLDCQDGQSRHSGSKRRQRR from the coding sequence ATGGCCGGTGACGCCCCCGGCAGCCGGATAGAAGGCGTCGAGCAGGTCGTGAGCAGCTTCAGGCGTGGTGAGCAGGTCGCGCACGATGCCGTCGCGGTCGGCGGTGCCCCGGATTCTTACTTCGCTGGTCCAGAACGCGAGGCCAGGGCCGTCGGCTGCGCGGCCGAAGCCGCCGGCAACCTAAGTGCAGCCGACGCCCATTTCAGCGCGGCCGTCGAAATGAACCCGAAAGACCTGTGGCCTAATTTCTATCACGCTCGGGCCGCCTACCAGCTCGAAGACTATGAGGAAGCAGTGACCGCCTTCACGGTCTGCCTGGTGCTCGCGGACCGCGCTCCGTGGTGTTATTACAATCGCGGTCTCGCCAACGCACAGCTTGCACGCAACGACGCCGCGCGTCGCGACTTTGATCGCGCCTTGGATCTCGATCCGAAACTGGCGGCGGCGGCGCTCGATCGCGGCATGCTGTCGTATCGAGACGGGCGATACGATGAGGCCCTCATCGACCTGCAACGCGCACGCTCCGACGGGGCCGATGCCGGTAGCGTAGCCTATGGACTGGCTGAACGCAATTCAGCAACAGAACAATGCGAGCGGCCGGACAAAGGTGATCGATGGGTTCTTGAACTCGACCGAGTACAAAACACACTATGTCACGAGTTTGTACGAGATCATTCTCGGTCGCGCGCCGGACGCCGCAGGCCTGGCCTTCTGGACTGCCAAGATGGGCAATCCCGGCACAGCGGGTCAAAACGACGGCAGCGCCGATGA
- a CDS encoding DUF1501 domain-containing protein: protein MARLSKEPDHLLADYGHKAGKYPHQTVKNIMYDWDARPFLLARRLVEAGVRVVTLRDGEWDHHGGPQSDIFAALKMKMALLDRSLCALLDDLRNRGLDQDVLVVVLGEFGRSPKIEAGPGRNHWAEAGCVLFAGGGLRMGQVVGETDSWAGSGWCRTGRWSAGETAHRPRPLRRPSLRRIRHCPGASRRTGPPDRGFPSRQR from the coding sequence TTGGCCCGACTGAGCAAGGAGCCAGACCACCTCCTGGCCGACTATGGCCACAAGGCGGGCAAATACCCGCACCAGACGGTGAAGAACATTATGTACGACTGGGATGCGCGGCCGTTTCTGCTGGCCCGGCGGCTGGTGGAGGCCGGTGTGCGGGTGGTCACGCTGCGCGACGGCGAGTGGGACCACCACGGGGGGCCGCAGAGCGACATCTTCGCCGCCCTGAAGATGAAGATGGCCTTGCTCGACCGCAGCCTGTGCGCCCTGCTCGACGACCTGCGGAACCGCGGCCTGGACCAGGACGTGCTGGTGGTGGTGCTGGGGGAGTTCGGCCGCAGCCCCAAGATCGAGGCGGGTCCCGGCCGCAATCACTGGGCCGAGGCCGGCTGCGTGCTCTTCGCGGGCGGCGGCCTGCGCATGGGCCAAGTCGTCGGCGAAACCGATTCGTGGGCCGGTTCGGGTTGGTGTAGAACTGGTCGGTGGTCAGCAGGAGAAACTGCACATCGTCCCAGGCCGCTCCGGCGGCCAAGCTTGCGAAGAATCCGTCATTGCCCTGGGGCGAGTCGTCGAACGGGCCCTCCAGATAGAGGTTTTCCCAGCCGGCAGCGGTAA
- a CDS encoding pyridoxamine 5'-phosphate oxidase family protein: MPPTSNRSQIRRLPQRGVYDRAAIDAILDEALVCHVGFVDDGQPFVIPTIHVRIGDAIYLHGSPASRMMQSLARGSEACITVTLVDGLVLARSAFHHSMNYRSVVLFGRGSAIGDEGEKLEILGCLAEHLVRGRWADARRPNAEELRRTLVVRVPIEEASAKVRTGMPLDDEEDYALNVWAGVLPLRLAASPPIADPRLPPGIAVPQYASEYSGPKAVGHQADADVGRPS; the protein is encoded by the coding sequence ATGCCCCCCACAAGCAACCGCTCTCAAATCCGCCGGCTTCCGCAACGCGGGGTCTATGACCGCGCGGCCATCGACGCCATTCTCGACGAGGCGCTCGTCTGTCACGTCGGTTTCGTCGACGACGGGCAGCCGTTCGTCATTCCCACGATTCATGTCCGCATCGGCGACGCGATCTATCTGCACGGCTCGCCGGCCAGCCGCATGATGCAATCCCTGGCACGCGGCAGCGAAGCATGCATCACCGTCACGCTGGTCGATGGCCTGGTGTTGGCCCGATCGGCGTTCCATCATTCCATGAATTACCGTTCGGTGGTGCTGTTCGGCCGGGGATCGGCCATCGGCGACGAGGGCGAAAAGCTCGAAATCCTCGGTTGCCTGGCCGAGCACCTGGTCCGCGGCCGGTGGGCCGACGCGCGGCGACCGAACGCCGAGGAGCTGCGGCGGACGCTGGTGGTGCGGGTGCCGATCGAGGAAGCCTCGGCCAAGGTCCGCACGGGCATGCCGCTCGATGACGAAGAAGACTATGCCTTGAATGTCTGGGCCGGCGTGCTGCCGCTTCGTTTGGCCGCATCGCCGCCGATTGCCGACCCGCGTTTGCCGCCCGGCATCGCCGTGCCGCAATACGCCAGCGAGTATTCCGGGCCAAAAGCCGTTGGCCACCAAGCCGACGCGGACGTGGGGCGGCCTTCCTAG